A window from Vibrio cortegadensis encodes these proteins:
- the ubiG gene encoding bifunctional 2-polyprenyl-6-hydroxyphenol methylase/3-demethylubiquinol 3-O-methyltransferase UbiG encodes MIKDQASNISSGKPQNVDPLEIKKFEDMASRWWDLEGEFKPLHQINPLRLNYVLEKADGVFDKTILDVGCGGGILAESMAKEGAIVTGLDMGKEPLEVARLHALETGTKLSYIQSTIEDHAQSHPNHYDVVTCMEMLEHVPDPLSIIQSCAKLVKPGGHVFFSTLNRNIKSYLFAIVGAEKLLKIVPDGTHNHDKFIRPAELIKMVDQTPLQELGITGLHYNPLMDTYRLGPNVDVNYIVHTRLV; translated from the coding sequence ATGATCAAAGATCAAGCATCAAACATCAGTTCTGGCAAACCTCAAAATGTCGACCCGTTAGAAATTAAGAAATTTGAAGATATGGCTTCTCGTTGGTGGGATCTCGAAGGTGAGTTCAAACCTCTACATCAAATCAACCCGCTGCGTCTAAATTATGTTTTAGAAAAAGCCGACGGTGTTTTTGACAAGACGATTCTTGATGTTGGCTGTGGAGGTGGCATTCTTGCTGAAAGTATGGCTAAAGAGGGCGCGATTGTTACTGGGTTAGATATGGGCAAAGAACCATTAGAAGTCGCACGATTACATGCATTAGAAACGGGAACAAAGCTCTCGTATATTCAAAGCACCATTGAGGATCACGCTCAAAGCCATCCCAATCATTACGATGTCGTCACTTGCATGGAGATGCTCGAACATGTGCCCGACCCACTCTCTATTATCCAGTCATGCGCAAAATTAGTGAAACCTGGTGGCCATGTCTTCTTCTCTACTCTCAACCGTAATATTAAATCTTATCTGTTTGCCATTGTCGGTGCTGAGAAACTATTAAAAATCGTTCCGGACGGAACTCACAACCATGACAAATTTATCCGTCCAGCCGAGCTCATCAAAATGGTAGACCAAACACCATTGCAAGAATTAGGGATCACAGGTCTACATTACAATCCGTTAATGGACACATATCGCTTAGGCCCAAATGTCGATGTGAACTACATTGTCCATACTCGATTAGTGTGA